The following are encoded in a window of Nibricoccus aquaticus genomic DNA:
- the yihA gene encoding ribosome biogenesis GTP-binding protein YihA/YsxC, whose amino-acid sequence MKIIKVEFDRSSPDLASCPQSLRPDFAFIGRSNVGKSSLINALTRKKDLAKVSDLPGKTKLLNFFVINNAWHLVDLPGYGFAKVTKDQRADFNESVADYLDNRENLLCVFVLIDSNLPPQRIDLQFLEWLGSTGTPFVLVFTKADKQSAVKAQANIELFKKEITPWWPDELPGIIVTSSKTGDGRNDILAVIAETLKSKNYRTGG is encoded by the coding sequence ATGAAAATCATCAAGGTCGAATTTGATCGCAGCTCGCCCGACCTCGCCTCGTGCCCGCAATCCCTCCGCCCCGACTTCGCCTTCATCGGCCGATCCAACGTCGGCAAATCATCCCTCATCAACGCCCTCACGCGTAAGAAAGATCTCGCAAAAGTCTCCGACCTCCCCGGCAAGACCAAGCTCCTCAATTTCTTCGTCATCAATAACGCCTGGCACCTCGTCGATCTCCCCGGCTACGGCTTCGCAAAAGTCACCAAGGACCAGCGCGCCGACTTCAACGAATCCGTCGCCGACTACCTCGATAACCGCGAAAACCTCCTCTGCGTTTTCGTCCTCATCGACTCGAATCTCCCGCCCCAGCGAATCGACCTCCAGTTCCTCGAATGGCTTGGCAGCACCGGCACGCCTTTCGTCCTCGTCTTCACCAAAGCCGACAAACAGTCCGCCGTAAAAGCCCAGGCCAACATCGAGCTATTCAAAAAAGAGATCACCCCGTGGTGGCCCGACGAACTCCCCGGCATCATCGTCACGTCCTCAAAAACCGGAGACGGCCGCAACGACATCCTCGCCGTCATCGCCGAGACCCTGAAATCTAAAAACTACCGCACCGGCGGCTGA
- a CDS encoding tetratricopeptide repeat protein — MNMRLCLAVVLVGGFAGLASGGALKAEDAASGTTVATPPTSEAEIAAQVERVRTAGDFRNVEVAEEWEDFESENENLIGSVPRKATNFEKAIAKAKALSGAVDPKAVKAARAKVPEADDVAAYRGLALREAAAGNPDAAFCYLVYAHEADPKNADVLSDLAGALAMLGYANEALAILDELAKRGAVITPPMGLSSEDVLEYTRGYALLRLGEQAEARKKLETVRDRQPLLSEAPKLLSLLDAHEDKDPRKNFLLGVWRGRAKVAVAADVDAKKPEPDAFTEDEERENDIVAIDVRSWLDLGKGKVGVLPNVPYAANAKQANGLVKKFEELDESEEKNHTAILQKRNAIKPRKYVHTDTSLDETWGYRMETLVRAMDYRDPKLRALNQRMFDVDREIKKAWDAIKKERDDRADAAIKALYKSNPNAGPREIGEAMRPAYDAALGQSRGLIQKLDKAVRDRFAEWHLLVTALGGEVGDAKWREYIRGSIEAERTAAFLMVIHRVDRHARMGAVPFLEMEPTSGPGSKEEQGMGNCDGNQSVGISVNSLGAGEVLPFDLGVEATCEGLSLEAGVSVLPGLQISGEIGVDKKGGYSVFVGPKIDATVKGTGVAIKQGFTVSGSRGKGVTDFGAKIETKASVSVGAVSRSTKIGDQSMSFLPAPRGGPPVDLVPIGTK; from the coding sequence ATGAACATGCGCCTTTGCCTCGCGGTCGTGCTGGTGGGTGGGTTTGCCGGTCTGGCGTCGGGAGGAGCGTTAAAGGCGGAGGACGCGGCGTCGGGAACGACTGTGGCAACGCCGCCGACATCAGAGGCCGAGATCGCGGCTCAGGTGGAGCGCGTGCGGACGGCGGGGGATTTTCGCAATGTGGAGGTGGCGGAAGAGTGGGAGGACTTTGAGAGCGAGAACGAGAACCTGATCGGCAGCGTGCCGCGGAAGGCGACGAATTTTGAGAAGGCGATCGCGAAGGCGAAGGCGCTGTCCGGGGCGGTCGATCCGAAGGCCGTGAAGGCGGCGCGGGCGAAGGTGCCGGAGGCGGACGATGTGGCGGCTTACCGCGGTCTGGCGTTGCGTGAGGCGGCGGCAGGGAATCCGGACGCGGCGTTTTGTTATCTGGTGTATGCTCATGAGGCCGATCCGAAGAACGCGGATGTGCTGAGCGATCTCGCGGGCGCTCTGGCGATGCTGGGCTACGCGAACGAGGCGCTGGCGATTTTGGACGAGCTGGCGAAACGCGGGGCGGTGATCACGCCACCCATGGGGCTGAGCTCGGAGGATGTGCTGGAGTACACGCGGGGATACGCGCTGCTGCGACTAGGCGAGCAGGCAGAGGCGCGGAAGAAACTGGAGACGGTGCGGGACCGGCAGCCGTTGTTGTCGGAAGCGCCGAAGCTGTTGTCGCTGCTCGATGCGCATGAGGACAAAGACCCTCGGAAGAATTTTCTTCTAGGCGTATGGCGTGGGCGGGCGAAGGTGGCGGTAGCTGCGGATGTGGATGCGAAGAAGCCGGAGCCGGATGCGTTCACCGAAGATGAGGAGCGTGAGAACGATATTGTCGCGATCGATGTGCGCAGCTGGTTGGATCTGGGGAAGGGCAAGGTGGGTGTGCTGCCGAATGTGCCGTACGCGGCGAATGCGAAGCAGGCGAACGGGCTCGTGAAGAAATTCGAAGAGTTGGATGAGTCGGAGGAAAAGAACCACACGGCGATCCTGCAGAAGCGAAATGCGATCAAGCCGCGGAAGTACGTGCACACCGACACGAGTCTGGACGAGACTTGGGGCTACCGGATGGAAACGCTGGTGCGCGCGATGGATTATCGTGATCCGAAACTGCGAGCGTTGAACCAGCGGATGTTTGATGTGGATCGAGAGATCAAAAAGGCGTGGGACGCTATCAAGAAGGAGCGGGATGATCGCGCGGATGCAGCCATCAAAGCGCTGTATAAAAGTAATCCTAACGCCGGCCCACGCGAGATCGGCGAAGCCATGCGTCCGGCATACGATGCGGCGTTGGGGCAGTCGCGCGGGCTCATCCAGAAACTCGATAAAGCAGTCCGTGATCGTTTCGCGGAGTGGCACTTGCTGGTGACGGCGCTGGGGGGCGAAGTGGGCGATGCGAAATGGCGGGAATATATCCGGGGCAGTATTGAAGCAGAACGGACGGCGGCATTTCTCATGGTGATCCATCGCGTAGACCGGCATGCGCGCATGGGCGCGGTGCCGTTTCTGGAAATGGAGCCAACTAGCGGGCCGGGCTCGAAGGAGGAGCAGGGGATGGGCAACTGCGATGGGAACCAGAGCGTGGGGATCAGTGTAAACAGCTTGGGAGCGGGTGAAGTGTTACCCTTCGATCTGGGCGTGGAGGCGACTTGCGAAGGCTTGTCGCTGGAGGCGGGCGTCTCGGTGCTGCCAGGGTTGCAGATCTCGGGGGAGATCGGCGTGGACAAGAAGGGCGGTTACTCGGTGTTCGTGGGGCCGAAGATCGATGCGACAGTCAAAGGCACGGGTGTGGCCATCAAGCAGGGATTTACGGTCTCGGGTTCTCGCGGCAAAGGAGTCACGGACTTCGGTGCTAAGATAGAAACCAAGGCGAGCGTGTCCGTGGGCGCGGTGAGCCGGTCGACGAAGATCGGCGACCAGTCGATGTCGTTCCTGCCTGCTCCGCGCGGAGGTCCGCCGGTGGATCTGGTGCCGATTGGGACGAAGTGA